A DNA window from Theobroma cacao cultivar B97-61/B2 chromosome 5, Criollo_cocoa_genome_V2, whole genome shotgun sequence contains the following coding sequences:
- the LOC18598452 gene encoding fasciclin-like arabinogalactan protein 17, with amino-acid sequence MDSSIYGVSSSKIFLFFYFFFFVSFAIAALPQNPSGKSFSSSASGQINSNSVLVALLDSHYTELAELVEKALLLQTLEEAVGKHNITIFAPRNEALERQLDPEFKRFLLEPGNLKSLQTLLMFHIIPKRVGSHQWPDPKTGPVKHNTLCNDHLNLTSKSTGKKTVDSAELIRPDDVIRPDGVIHGIQQLLIPRSVIEDFNKRRNLRSISAVLPEGAPEVDPRTHRLKKPAPVPVGAPPVLPIYEAMAPGPSLAPAPAPGPGGPHHHFDGESQVKDFIHTLLHYGGYNEMADILVNLTSLATEMGRLVSEGYVITVLAPNDEAMAKLTTDQLSEPGAPEQIIYYHIIPEYQTEESMYNAVRRFGKVRYDTLRLPHKVVAQEADGSVKFGHGEGSAYLFDPDIYTDGRISVQGIDGVLFPEEETQTVQKPAAVKVASKPRRGKLLEVGCWMLGTLGQGLRFRSCQ; translated from the exons ATGGATTCTTCCATCTATGGTGTCTCTTCCTCCAagatcttccttttcttctacttcttcttctttgtttcgTTTGCCATTGCTGCATTGCCTCAAAACCCATCGGGGAAATCCTTTTCTTCATCTGCTTCCGGCCAGATTAATTCAAACTCGGTCCTTGTTGCTCTCCTTGACTCGCATTACACTGAGTTAGCTGAACTGGTTGAAAAAGCTTTACTTCTCCAAACTCTTGAAGAAGCTGTTGGCAAACACAACATTACCATTTTCGCCCCTCGGAATGAAGCCTTGGAGCGTCAACTCGACCCGGAATTCAAACGGTTCTTACTGGAACCTGGAAACCTCAAGTCCCTCCAAACCCTTCTGATGTTCCACATTATCCCCAAACGGGTCGGATCCCACCAATGGCCCGACCCCAAAACAGGACCTGTCAAGCACAACACCCTGTGTAACGACCATCTAAACTTAACGTCCAAATCCACCGGCAAGAAAACTGTGGACTCAGCCGAGTTGATTCGACCCGATGACGTGATCCGACCCGACGGAGTGATTCACGGTATCCAGCAGCTCCTCATTCCCCGCTCCGTCATAGAAGACTTCAACAAGAGACGTAATCTGCGGTCAATCTCCGCCGTATTACCTGAGGGTGCACCTGAAGTGGATCCTCGCACCCACAGGTTGAAGAAGCCAGCGCCGGTGCCAGTTGGAGCACCACCGGTACTCCCAATCTATGAAGCGATGGCTCCAGGTCCTTCTCTGGCGCCGGCGCCAGCTCCGGGACCTGGCGGACCTCACCATCATTTTGACGGTGAGAGCCAGGTCAAGGATTTTATCCACACTTTGTTACATTACGGTGGGTACAACGAAATGGCTGATATTCTAGTCAACTTGACTTCTTTAGCAACGGAAATGGGGAGATTAGTTTCCGAAGGATATGTTATAACGGTCTTGGCTCCGAATGATGAAGCCATGGCGAAGCTTACTACTGATCAGTTAAGCGAGCCAGGGGCGCCGGAACAGATTATATATTACCATATTATTCCCGAGTATCAGACCGAGGAGAGTATGTACAATGCGGTTAGGAGGTTTGGGAAAGTGAGATATGATACGCTGCGTTTGCCGCATAAGGTAGTGGCTCAGGAGGCTGATGGTTCGGTGAAGTTCGGCCATGGCGAGGGTTCTGCGTATTTGTTCGATCCGGATATCTATACGGATGGGAGGATTTCAGTTCAGGGGATTGATGGGGTTTTGTTCCCGGAGGAAGAGACTCAGACTGTCCAGAAACCAGCTGCTGTTAAGGTTGCCAGCAAGCCCAGGAGAG GGAAGTTGTTGGAAGTAGGATGTTGGATGCTTGGCACTCTCGGACAGGGTTTGCGATTTCGCTCATGTCAatga
- the LOC18598451 gene encoding protein WVD2-like 4 isoform X1, which yields MESENEVTVEEERIVIERTDVEESATEAKKEELNADTKGEGVANLKEASKPGTKSEGMASKAAANVSKSKISKPLKEPGNLTGRNSKNNKVIKDKSNLRSAVPLSRDQRAVLSQSLSFPARRVHGDGLMKSIDGYPEKVDLKHGQEEGTKVQASSNGSLSSLSRLNHPNSRGSIKLDSKPANTNGGGVTARRTTLASLPSNRQALPAKSVPGNVAAKSPSSSESADSKPVTAALLSKEDDDAHSTTSSATSRSTRRSSGSGFTFRLEERAEKRKEFFSKLEEKIHAKEVERNNLQAKSKENQEAEIKQLRKSLAFKATPMPSFYKEPPPKVELKKIPTTRAKSPKLGRHKSSVSATNNPSEGDGSSVSPSLNQEQNFSTRRTQTNGNEDNVASKKAVKKSQPKLQSKEITKAEENPGKSKPRTRRVENTVQDACVGKPEEHQNHPVNLPQLEDAVGVADETNPAKNGGLISSLANPETMPRQVPVGG from the exons ATGGAGTCTGAAAACGAGGTAACAGtggaagaagagagaattgtCATTGAAAGAACAGATGTGGAAGAATCTGCTACAGAAGCAAAGAAAGAGGAACTGAATGCTGACACTAAGGGTGAAGGGGTTGCAAATTTGAAGGAAGCTTCCAAGCCGGGAACAAAATCTGAAGGCATGGCAAGTAAAGCTGCTGCAAATGTCTCCAAAAGTAAAATCTCAAAACCCTTAAAG GAACCTGGTAACCTGACTGGTCGTAATTCAAAGAACAATAAGGTGATAAAGGATAAATCTAATCTGAGAAGTGCAGTTCCACTTTCTCGTGATCAGAGAGCTGTACTGTCCCAGAGTCTTTCATTTCCAGCAAGAAGAGTCCATGGGGATGGTCTCATGAAGAGCATTGATGGATATCCGGAGAAAGTTGATCTCAAACATGGTCAAGAAGAAGGCACAAAAGTGCAGGCTTCTTCCAATGGATCACTGTCTTCATTGTCTCGTTTGAATCATCCCAACAGTCGTGGATCCATCAAGCTGGACTCAAAGCCGGCAAATACGAATGGTGGTGGAGTTACTGCCAGGAGGACTACTTTAGCATCTTTGCCTAGCAATAGGCAGGCTTTG CCGGCAAAATCTGTCCCTGGAAATGTGGCTGCTAAGTCCCCTTCATCCTCCGA ATCAGCTGATTCAAAGCCAGTAACAGCTGCACTGCTGAGcaaagaagatgatgatgcCCATTCCACTACTTC CAGTGCCACTTCTCGTAGCACTAGAAGAAGTAGTGGGTCAGGATTCACCTTCAGGTTGGAGGAACGTGctgaaaagagaaaggag TTTTTTTCGAAGCTAGAAGAGAAGATCCATGCTAAGGAAGTAGAAAGAAATAACTTGCAGGCAAAATCAAAG GAGAACCAGGAGGCAGAAATCAAGCAACTAAGGAAGAGCTTGGCTTTTAAAGCTACACCAATGCCAAGTTTCTACAAGGAACCTCCTCCAAAAGTTGAACTAAAGAAG ATACCAACTACGCGTGCTAAATCCCCAAAGCTTGGAAGGCACAAGAGCAGCGTATCTGCAACAAACAACCCTTCAGAAGGTGATGGTTCTAGCGTTAGCCCATCTTTGAACCAAGAACAGAATTTTTCAACCAGAAGAACTCAAACCAATGGTAATGAAGATAATGTTGCTTCCAAGAAGGCTGTAAAGAAATCTCAACCTAAGCTTCAATCTAAGGAGATCACTAAAGCTGAAGAAAATCCCGGAAAGTCAAAACCAAGAACAAGGAGGGTGGAGAACACTGTGCAGGATGCTTGTGTTGGGAAACCTGAAGAACACCAGAACCATCCTGTCAACCTTCCTCAATTAGAGGATGCTGTAGGTGTAGCAGACGAAACGAATCCTGCTAAAAATGGAGGACTTATTTCAAGCTTGGCCAACCCCGAAACTATGCCCCGTCAAGTCCCAGTTGGAGGTTGA
- the LOC18598451 gene encoding protein WVD2-like 4 isoform X3, with amino-acid sequence MSPKEPGNLTGRNSKNNKVIKDKSNLRSAVPLSRDQRAVLSQSLSFPARRVHGDGLMKSIDGYPEKVDLKHGQEEGTKVQASSNGSLSSLSRLNHPNSRGSIKLDSKPANTNGGGVTARRTTLASLPSNRQALPAKSVPGNVAAKSPSSSESADSKPVTAALLSKEDDDAHSTTSSATSRSTRRSSGSGFTFRLEERAEKRKEFFSKLEEKIHAKEVERNNLQAKSKENQEAEIKQLRKSLAFKATPMPSFYKEPPPKVELKKIPTTRAKSPKLGRHKSSVSATNNPSEGDGSSVSPSLNQEQNFSTRRTQTNGNEDNVASKKAVKKSQPKLQSKEITKAEENPGKSKPRTRRVENTVQDACVGKPEEHQNHPVNLPQLEDAVGVADETNPAKNGGLISSLANPETMPRQVPVGG; translated from the exons ATGTCTCCAAAA GAACCTGGTAACCTGACTGGTCGTAATTCAAAGAACAATAAGGTGATAAAGGATAAATCTAATCTGAGAAGTGCAGTTCCACTTTCTCGTGATCAGAGAGCTGTACTGTCCCAGAGTCTTTCATTTCCAGCAAGAAGAGTCCATGGGGATGGTCTCATGAAGAGCATTGATGGATATCCGGAGAAAGTTGATCTCAAACATGGTCAAGAAGAAGGCACAAAAGTGCAGGCTTCTTCCAATGGATCACTGTCTTCATTGTCTCGTTTGAATCATCCCAACAGTCGTGGATCCATCAAGCTGGACTCAAAGCCGGCAAATACGAATGGTGGTGGAGTTACTGCCAGGAGGACTACTTTAGCATCTTTGCCTAGCAATAGGCAGGCTTTG CCGGCAAAATCTGTCCCTGGAAATGTGGCTGCTAAGTCCCCTTCATCCTCCGA ATCAGCTGATTCAAAGCCAGTAACAGCTGCACTGCTGAGcaaagaagatgatgatgcCCATTCCACTACTTC CAGTGCCACTTCTCGTAGCACTAGAAGAAGTAGTGGGTCAGGATTCACCTTCAGGTTGGAGGAACGTGctgaaaagagaaaggag TTTTTTTCGAAGCTAGAAGAGAAGATCCATGCTAAGGAAGTAGAAAGAAATAACTTGCAGGCAAAATCAAAG GAGAACCAGGAGGCAGAAATCAAGCAACTAAGGAAGAGCTTGGCTTTTAAAGCTACACCAATGCCAAGTTTCTACAAGGAACCTCCTCCAAAAGTTGAACTAAAGAAG ATACCAACTACGCGTGCTAAATCCCCAAAGCTTGGAAGGCACAAGAGCAGCGTATCTGCAACAAACAACCCTTCAGAAGGTGATGGTTCTAGCGTTAGCCCATCTTTGAACCAAGAACAGAATTTTTCAACCAGAAGAACTCAAACCAATGGTAATGAAGATAATGTTGCTTCCAAGAAGGCTGTAAAGAAATCTCAACCTAAGCTTCAATCTAAGGAGATCACTAAAGCTGAAGAAAATCCCGGAAAGTCAAAACCAAGAACAAGGAGGGTGGAGAACACTGTGCAGGATGCTTGTGTTGGGAAACCTGAAGAACACCAGAACCATCCTGTCAACCTTCCTCAATTAGAGGATGCTGTAGGTGTAGCAGACGAAACGAATCCTGCTAAAAATGGAGGACTTATTTCAAGCTTGGCCAACCCCGAAACTATGCCCCGTCAAGTCCCAGTTGGAGGTTGA
- the LOC18598451 gene encoding protein WVD2-like 4 isoform X2 encodes MESENEVTVEEERIVIERTDVEESATEAKKEELNADTKGEGVANLKEASKPGTKSEGMASKAAANVSKSKISKPLKEPGNLTGRNSKNNKVIKDKSNLRSAVPLSRDQRAVLSQSLSFPARRVHGDGLMKSIDGYPEKVDLKHGQEEGTKVQASSNGSLSSLSRLNHPNSRGSIKLDSKPANTNGGGVTARRTTLASLPSNRQALPAKSVPGNVAAKSPSSSESADSKPVTAALLSKEDDDAHSTTSATSRSTRRSSGSGFTFRLEERAEKRKEFFSKLEEKIHAKEVERNNLQAKSKENQEAEIKQLRKSLAFKATPMPSFYKEPPPKVELKKIPTTRAKSPKLGRHKSSVSATNNPSEGDGSSVSPSLNQEQNFSTRRTQTNGNEDNVASKKAVKKSQPKLQSKEITKAEENPGKSKPRTRRVENTVQDACVGKPEEHQNHPVNLPQLEDAVGVADETNPAKNGGLISSLANPETMPRQVPVGG; translated from the exons ATGGAGTCTGAAAACGAGGTAACAGtggaagaagagagaattgtCATTGAAAGAACAGATGTGGAAGAATCTGCTACAGAAGCAAAGAAAGAGGAACTGAATGCTGACACTAAGGGTGAAGGGGTTGCAAATTTGAAGGAAGCTTCCAAGCCGGGAACAAAATCTGAAGGCATGGCAAGTAAAGCTGCTGCAAATGTCTCCAAAAGTAAAATCTCAAAACCCTTAAAG GAACCTGGTAACCTGACTGGTCGTAATTCAAAGAACAATAAGGTGATAAAGGATAAATCTAATCTGAGAAGTGCAGTTCCACTTTCTCGTGATCAGAGAGCTGTACTGTCCCAGAGTCTTTCATTTCCAGCAAGAAGAGTCCATGGGGATGGTCTCATGAAGAGCATTGATGGATATCCGGAGAAAGTTGATCTCAAACATGGTCAAGAAGAAGGCACAAAAGTGCAGGCTTCTTCCAATGGATCACTGTCTTCATTGTCTCGTTTGAATCATCCCAACAGTCGTGGATCCATCAAGCTGGACTCAAAGCCGGCAAATACGAATGGTGGTGGAGTTACTGCCAGGAGGACTACTTTAGCATCTTTGCCTAGCAATAGGCAGGCTTTG CCGGCAAAATCTGTCCCTGGAAATGTGGCTGCTAAGTCCCCTTCATCCTCCGA ATCAGCTGATTCAAAGCCAGTAACAGCTGCACTGCTGAGcaaagaagatgatgatgcCCATTCCACTACTTC TGCCACTTCTCGTAGCACTAGAAGAAGTAGTGGGTCAGGATTCACCTTCAGGTTGGAGGAACGTGctgaaaagagaaaggag TTTTTTTCGAAGCTAGAAGAGAAGATCCATGCTAAGGAAGTAGAAAGAAATAACTTGCAGGCAAAATCAAAG GAGAACCAGGAGGCAGAAATCAAGCAACTAAGGAAGAGCTTGGCTTTTAAAGCTACACCAATGCCAAGTTTCTACAAGGAACCTCCTCCAAAAGTTGAACTAAAGAAG ATACCAACTACGCGTGCTAAATCCCCAAAGCTTGGAAGGCACAAGAGCAGCGTATCTGCAACAAACAACCCTTCAGAAGGTGATGGTTCTAGCGTTAGCCCATCTTTGAACCAAGAACAGAATTTTTCAACCAGAAGAACTCAAACCAATGGTAATGAAGATAATGTTGCTTCCAAGAAGGCTGTAAAGAAATCTCAACCTAAGCTTCAATCTAAGGAGATCACTAAAGCTGAAGAAAATCCCGGAAAGTCAAAACCAAGAACAAGGAGGGTGGAGAACACTGTGCAGGATGCTTGTGTTGGGAAACCTGAAGAACACCAGAACCATCCTGTCAACCTTCCTCAATTAGAGGATGCTGTAGGTGTAGCAGACGAAACGAATCCTGCTAAAAATGGAGGACTTATTTCAAGCTTGGCCAACCCCGAAACTATGCCCCGTCAAGTCCCAGTTGGAGGTTGA